One Spea bombifrons isolate aSpeBom1 chromosome 1, aSpeBom1.2.pri, whole genome shotgun sequence DNA window includes the following coding sequences:
- the LOC128469364 gene encoding olfactory receptor 11L1-like, producing the protein MITNLMTGLTTILFIWCVLQLYFFISVGVAEMFLLATMAFDRYQAICSPLHYMNVMNTTLCNWLQLICWISGFIVNLPLSFTLLRLDFSGNNIINHFLCDGPGLMKLSCSDTKLNDLISFILSLTIMLSCFFFTLMSYMWIIKTIMNLPSSTGKIKTFSTCSSHLTAATMYYGALIFMYVRPRSINMYDMNKIVSLFYTVIVPVLNPLIYSLRNKEVKYAVRKMLM; encoded by the coding sequence ATGATAACAAATCTAATGACAGGTTTGACAACAATCTTGTTTATTTGGTGTGTGTTGCAGCTGTATTTCTTTATATCAGTTGGTGTAGCAGAGATGTTCCTATTAGCCACCATGGCCTTTGATCGCTACCAAGCTATTTGTAGTCCTTTGCATTATATGAATGTGATGAACACAACGCTTTGTAATTGGCTTCAACTTATTTGTTGGATAAGTGGATTCATAGTTAACCTTCCTTTGTCATTTACCTTGCTGCGCTTAGATTTCAGTGGCAACAACATTATTAACCACTTCCTGTGTGATGGACCAGGTCTTATGAAACTATCCTGTTCTGATACAAAACTTAATGACCTGATTTCCTTTATTCTGTCTCTGACAATAATGCTGAgttgtttctttttcacactTATGTCATATATGTGgattataaaaacaattatgaaTCTTCCTTCAAGTACAGGGAAAATAAAGACTTTCTCTACTTGCTCCTCTCATTTGACAGCAGCTACTATGTACTATGGGGCTTTGATATTCATGTATGTCCGACCTCGATCAATCAATATGTATGATATGAATAagattgtttctcttttttatacTGTAATTGTCCCTGTGTTAAACCCTCTCATATACAGCCTGAGAAATAAGGAAGTGAAATATGCTGTcagaaaaatgttaatgtag